A region of Lepeophtheirus salmonis chromosome 13, UVic_Lsal_1.4, whole genome shotgun sequence DNA encodes the following proteins:
- the Vps8 gene encoding vacuolar protein sorting-associated protein 8 homolog: MDSQREDEGGDDSLEDLDDFEYDLPPVDETPDLEDLLAASDEIVVGFHDFAEEDVSNTGLLFDENAGEVVPSAFHLDNISLMSKGSLNSELSSLSECKGKYRGVLSKKNTPKHLNYIKHIVLKGISSQMASASDRVNAGIPVVTDSSSALIAVGTSRGYILIFDSQQVLKWSLGGTNFGSEYGSVSALAFNLSSTRIIAGFAKGHLLEFDLLTGRQLRDLNETHPLGYAITHLFYTDDPSVAVFADSGGSVYEISMKKTFGLRGFKSRCIFSGSRGEVCSMAPLRLIDYPENRFIEESIIALASISKVIILSIRPKMRVLFNHPLHGAPTTLPLLSWHFVVIQTSYSDKVVDPVLAFGRESTVLFFQMSENLSGKIIFIPLSKIELDYVLMSMGWLNSRCLGILDASETFHLYDVRGKENLDSFDISDVGLSYGSSFFKGLATGGNVSAALALAGERAVYGSCHFIQNQVLLLGRKGFHTLIIRNWKERIDHLIKSNHYIEAFELGQSFYEDHGKALIGLKGSKEKRKKMVANKVCSTLFKFLHVSMTTNFPQEGNMRVLTEYFSEIVPPCVRVCVIFRRKDLLYHNVWETFLVDPFSKALFLESLEVFILNDKLRDLPVSIFQEYVIHFEKTKRFQALEASITHLEITSMDIHQVINSSWKYKLYDALLYVYNNGMLDFVTPFEELMVELMTSMKANEKDLPPHSVELGNKILVYVSCCLAGRAYPYGDIEESSVSEVKYRVYSILTALHTKSAPNEESFYPYLRTLLQFDTQGLLNVVAIAFEEKEFQGEMGSCQKQRLIDILLKIMVKDDSEYSPSQIGNLFVFLARQIAKDPKGLDVSRDLLDRVLEVLTQKPSDDKYLSYAKEERQQALFEMIRLGNSWVTYFDKDKLVRRCEQAGFYRILEAIYQEDKEIDKILECYLFDEVRKRQVFSFIEKTFTIGSEEEKKLLREKMFIEFTSLIKIDPKKAVASIYSSYKSEDLFASLEEPELKYQFLKYLIEDCDSVDISFELYQSYAELMFLLFPSFLPSYLKSSKTQNYDARKLSKMCKEYNKSHEEVNWSLIESEVYLLCILDESMEGFEVLRGSFDKVVTQTIENLSSSEEVSLGLSLISDHCQSTFPRLHEEERESIWASFLETLMAPQRNSNDSEVQNIFKPLVKRLVNCCTGFIPLRTMIKKILQDPLYAEASLLEIKDFLFEMLSMYHYEETLLVSTKSLVRGDLHSCLGELMTLSNRGLRVNSEKCSLCSVYLGRSMPELSIAFHCYHGYHLNCLVKSGCFNNKANLYQCYICLKSSGVNYSSATKRVSVQIADSEGDSKSISLVTEAADSNQTVNEVTNRRVTNALNYLNSFKPPDAIHNVSIFDEESYHLRTSPGSYIPFD; this comes from the exons aTGGATTCACAGAGAGAAGATGAAGGTGGAGACGACTCTTTGGAGGATCTGGATGATTTCGAGTATGATCTTCCTCCAGTGGACGAGACTCCTGATTTAGAGGATTTGTTAGCAGCGAGTGACGAAATTGTAGTGGGATTCCATGATTTTGCAGAGGAAGATGTCTCAAATACGGGATTATTGTTTGACGAAAATGCGGGTGAAGTTGTTCCCTCTGCTTTTCATTTAGATAATATTTCTCTTATGTCAAA AGGTAGTCTCAACTCGGAACTGTCTTCCTTATCCGAATGCAAAGGGAAATATCGTGGAGTCCTTTCCAAAAAGAACACTCCAAAACATTTGAACTATATCAAACACATTGTTCTTAAAGGAATTTCATCTCAAATGGCGTCTGCTTCAGATAGAGTGAACGCTGGGATCCCTGTGGTCACAGACTCTTCTTCTGCACTTATTGCTGTTGGAACGTCCAGAGGATACATCCTTATTTTTGACAGCCAACAA gtattGAAATGGTCTCTTGGTGGAACAAACTTTGGATCTGAATATGGATCTGTGTCTGCTCTTGCTTTTAATTTATCATCTACACGTATTATTGCTGGATTTGCGAAAGGACATCTATTGGAATTTGATCTTCTTACTGGAAGACAACTCAGGGATTTAAATGAAACTCATCCTTTAGG atatgcaattactcatttattttatacggATGATCCGTCGGTCGCAGTATTTGCAGATTCAGGTGGTTCTGTATATGAGATctcaatgaaaaaaacttttgggCTACGGGGTTTCAAATCTCGATGTATTTTCTCAGGATCTAG agGAGAAGTGTGCTCCATGGCTCCACTTAGACTCATCGATTATCCAGAAAACCGTTTCATTGAAGAGTCCATTATTGCTCTTGCTTCTATATCCAAAGTTATCATCTTGTCTATTCGTCCAAAAATGCGTGTTCTTTTTAATCATCCACTTCACGGTGCACCCACCACACTTCCTTTATTGTCCTGGCACTTTGTAGTCATTCAAACTTCATATTCGGATAAAGTCGTGGATCCAGTCCTTGCCTTTGGCCGCGAATCGACTGTTCTCTTCTTTCAAATGTCCGAGAACTTgtcaggaaaaattatttttattccattatcCAAAATTGAACTAGATTATGTGTTGATGTCTATGGGCTGGTTAAACTCCCGATGTCTTGGTATCCTTGATGCGTCTGAAACTTTTCACCTTTACGACGTAAGAGGGAAAGAAAATTTAGACAGTTTCGATATTAGTGATGTAGGACTCTCATATggaagtagtttttttaaag GTTTAGCAACTGGAGGAAATGTAAGCGCTGCTCTTGCACTTGCTGGAGAACGAGCTGTCTATGGCTCTTgccattttattcaaaaccaaGTTCTACTACTTGGTCGAAAGGGTTTTCATACACTCATAATTAGAAATTGGAAAGAACGCATCGATCATCTTATAAAATCTAATCATTATATAGAAGCCTTTGAGCTGGGTCAGAGTTTTTACGAGGATCATGGAAAAGCCCTTATTGGTCTAAAGGgctcaaaagaaaaaaggaaaaaaatggtgGCAAATAAAGTATGCTCTACtctctttaaatttttacacGTATCCATGACCACCAATTTCCCTCAAGAGGGAAATATGAGAGTATTAACTGAGTATTTTTCCGAAATAGTTCCACCCTGTGTACGTGTTTGTGTTATTTTTCGCCGTAAGGATCTGCTTTATCACAATGTTTGGGAAACTTTTTTAGTTGATCCTTTTTCTAAAGCACTGTTTTTAGAAAGTttagaagtatttattttaaatgataaactaaGGGACTTGCCTGTCTCTATTTTTCAAGAATATgtgattcattttgaaaaaaccaAGAGGTTTCAGGCCTTGGAAGCATCGATCACTCATTTGGAGATAACTTCCATGGACATTCATCAAGTTATTAATTCATCTTGGAAGTATAAACTATATGATGCTTTGCTCTATGTGTACAATAATGGAATGTTAGACTTTGTTACTCCTTTTGAGGAGCTAATGGTTGAACTAATGACATCAATGAAAGCTAACGAGAAAGATCTACCCCCCCATTCAGTGGAATTAGGAAATAAAATACTTGTGTATGTGTCCTGTTGCTTAGCTGGGAGAGCGTACCCATATGGAGACATTGAAGAATCTTCCGTGTCAGAGGTGAAATATAGAGTGTACTCAATTTTAACTGCATTGCATACAAAAAGTGCACCCAATGAGGAATCTTTTTATCCGTATCTAAGAACCCTTCTACAGTTTGATACTCAAGGTCTTCTAAATGTTGTAGCAATTGCTTTTGAGGAGAAGGAATTTCAGGGAGAAATGGGATCTTGTCAGAAGCAACGCCTAATTGACATTCTCTTAAAAATCATGGTAAAGGATGATTCCGAATATTCCCCATCTCAAATtggtaatttatttgtatttttggccAGACAAATCGCTAAAGACCCAAAGGGCCTTGATGTTTCAAGAGATTTATTGGACCGTGTTTTAGAAGTTCTTACACAGAAACCAAGTGACGATAAGTACCTTTCGTATGCAAAAGAAGAAAGACAGCAAGCTCTTTTTGAAATGATTCGTCTTGGGAATAGTTGGGTCACATATTTCGATAAAGATAAGTTAGTAAGGAGGTGTGAACAAGCTGGATTCTACAGGATTTTAGAAGCCATTTATCAAGAGGACAAAGAAATAGACAAAATACTGGAATGTTATCTGTTTGATGAGGTGCGAAAGAGACAAGTTTTTTCGTTCATTGAAAAAACTTTCACAATTGgttcagaagaagaaaaaaaactactccGAGAAAAAATGTTCATTGAATTTACATCACTCATAAAAATTGATCCAAAAAAGGCTGTTGCTTCCATTTATTCAAGTTACAAATCCGAGGATCTATTTGCTTCACTAGAAGAACCAGAATTAAagtatcaatttttgaaatatttaatcgaGGATTGTGATTCTGTGGACATTTCTTTTGAATTGTACCAGTCTTATGCagaattaatgtttttacttttcCCTTCCTTTTTACCATCTTATCTCAAAAGCTCTAAAACACAAAACTATGATGCAAGAAAATTGTCCAAAATGTGCAAAGAATACAATAAGTCTCACGAGGAAGTTAATTGGTCACTGATAGAATCGGAAGTATACTTATTGTGTATTTTAGATGAGTCCATGGAAGGATTTGAAGTTCTACGTGGATCATTTGACAAAGTTGTAACACAAACGATTGAAAACTTATCCTCAAGTGAAGAAGTCAGTCTGGGTCTTTCCCTTATCTCTGATCACTGCCAAAGTACCTTTCCTCGGTTACATGAAGAGGAAAGAGAATCCATATGGGCTTCTTTTCTTGAAACTTTAATGGCTCCTCAAAGGAACTCTAATGACTCTGAAGtccaaaacattttcaaacCCTTGGTAAAAAGACTAGTGAATTGTTGTACTGGTTTCATTCCTTTACgtacaatgattaaaaaaatactccagGATCCACTTTATGCTGAAGCGTCGCTACTCGAAATAAAAGACTTTCTGTTTGAAATGTTATCTATGTATCACTATGAAGAAACACTTCTAGTGTCTACTAAGAGTTTGGTGAGAGGTGACTTGCATTCATGTTTGGGGGAATTGATGACGTTGTCGAATCGTGGTTTGAGAGTCAACTCCGAAAAATGCTCCCTTTGTTCCGTATACTTGGGGAGATCCATGCCAGAGTTATCTATCGCCTTTCATTGCTATCATGGATATCATTTGAATTGTCTGGTTAAATCTGGCTGTTTTAACAACAAAGCAAATTTGTATCAGTGTTATATTTGTCTCAAATCATCGGGGGTGAATTATTCCTCTGCAACAAAGAGAGTTTCTGTTCAGATTGCTGACTCTGAAGGAGATTCCAAATCAATTTCTCTGGTTACTGAGGCAGCTGATTCGAATCAAACTGTCAATGAAGTGACAAATCGGAGGGTTACCaatgcattaaattatttaaatagttttaagcCACCAGATGCTATTCATAACGTATCTATCTTCGATGAGGAGAGCTATCATTTAAGAACAAGCCCTGGATCTTATATcccatttgattaa
- the LOC121127509 gene encoding synaptic plasticity regulator PANTS — MSNNKEWVDNWATKSMNNDHMDILETLSNSWMLRKCYCYYDEYKACGMIKTKIHDLFVHGELQSCDEWKDNFDDCKKWTADKDVEAARRVIRREEKRISDRLKPHHLNNVWDRRSDPPSQEEWSPPLPSYLQKNVNESIIGMESTTDNTIRAQIMNFAASGIPCSIM; from the exons ATgagtaataataaagaatgGGTGGACAATTGGGCCACCAAGTCGATGAACAATGATCACATGGATATTTTAGAAACACTTTCAAATTCCTGGATG TTACGGAAATGTTACTGTTACTACGACGAGTACAAGGCTTGTGGAATGATCAAAACAAAGATCCATGACCTCTTTGTACACGGAGAACTTCAGAGTTGCGATGAATGGAAGGATAATTTCGACGATTGCAAGAAGTGGACGGCTGACAAGGACGTCGAAGCAGCT AGACGTGTTATTCGCcgagaagaaaaaagaatttctGATCGATTGAAGCCCCATCATTTGAATAATGTGTGGGATCGACGATCCGATCCTCCGTCACAAGAGGAGTGGAGTCCGCCTCTTCCTTCTTACCTTCAGAAGAATGTAAATGAGTCAATCATAGGCATGGAATCAACGACAGATAATACAATTAGGGCTCAAATAATGAATTTTGCTGCATCTGGCATTCCCTGTAGCATTATGTAG